In one Aquila chrysaetos chrysaetos chromosome 24, bAquChr1.4, whole genome shotgun sequence genomic region, the following are encoded:
- the SARS1 gene encoding serine--tRNA ligase, cytoplasmic, translating into MVLDLDLFRADKGGDPAMVRDMQRKRFKDPALVDALVRADGAWRRCRFRADNLNKLKNLCSKTIGDKMKKKEPVGTDESVPESVQNLDELTADVLGALQVSQIKKVRLLIDEAILKCDAERVRLEAERFESLREIGNLLHPSVPISNDEDVDNKVERVWGDCSCRKKYSHVDLVVMVDGYEGEKGAVVAGSRGYFLKGPLVFLEQALIQYALQSLRAKGYTPVYTPFFMRKEVMQEVAQLSQFDEELYKVIGKGSERADDSSIDEKYLIATSEQPIAALHRDEWLKPEDLPIKYAGLSTCFRQEVGSHGRDTRGIFRVHQFEKIEQFVYASPHDNKSWEMFEEMIATAEDFYQSLGIPYHIVNIVSGRGRGFLTAWHRGHLSVPWWPGRRPATSASTSSVTVALTHFPARLSLSLPRFPVVSVPRPGEGEEVSQPQGVEEGDVCFSAEILCFALGPPGVGVGTAPGQDCPHCPFQRDSLSVPTPPENSTRKIIPFKHPFPASLLQRRSPTSLPKSPRKFHPFSPCCPVTSTFT; encoded by the exons GCAGGTTTCGTGCCGATAACTTGAACAAGCTGAAGAACCTTTGCAGCAAAACCATCGGAGACAAGATGAAG aaaaaagagCCAGTGGGGACGGACGAGTCCGTACCGGAGAGCGTGCAGAACCTCGACGAGCTCACAGCTGACGTCCTGGGG GCTTTGCAGGTATCCCAGATCAAGAAAGTCCGTCTCCTCATCGACGAAGCTATCCTCAAGTGCGACGCCGAGCGCGTGAGGCTGGAGGCAGAACGTTTTGAGAGCCTGCGGGAGATCGGGAACCTCCTCCACCCCTCGGTGCCCATCAGCAACGACGAG GACGTGGACAACAAGGTGGAGCGGGTCTGGGGCgactgcagctgcaggaagaagtATTCCCACGTGGACCTGGTGGTGATGGTGGACGGTTACGAGGGAGAGAAGGGGGCGGTCGTCGCGGGCAGCCGGGGCTACTTCCTTAAG GGTCCTCTGGTGTTCCTGGAGCAGGCCCTGATCCAGTACGCCCTGCAGAGCCTCCGCGCCAAGGGCTACACTCCTGTCTACACCCCCTTCTTCATGCGGAAGGAGGTGATGCAGGAGGTGGCCCAGCTCAGCCAGTTCGACGAGGAGCTCTACAAG GTGATCGGCAAAGGCAGCGAGAGGGCCGACGACAGCTCCATCGACGAGAAGTACCTGATCGCCACCTCAGAGCAGCCCATCGCAGCCCTGCACCGGGATGAGTGGCTGAAGCCAGAGGATCTGCCCATCAAGTACGCGGGGCTGTCGACCTGCTTCCGTCAGGAGGTGGGCTCCCACGGCCGCGACACCCGCGGCATCTTCCGCGTCCACCAGTTCGAGAAG ATCGAGCAGTTTGTCTACGCCTCACCCCACGACAACAAGTCGTGGGAGATGTTTGAGGAGATGATAGCCACGGCGGAGGATTTCTACCAGTCCCTGGGCATCCCCTACCACATCGTCAACATTGTCTCGGGTAGGGGCAGGGGCTTCCTCACTGCGTGGCACCGGGGCCACCTCTCTGTGCCGTGGTGGCCCGGGAGGAGACCAGCCACCTCTGCCAGCACCTCAAGTGTCACCGTGGCCCTGACCCACTTCCCAGCTCGGCTTTCTTTGTCCCTGCCTCGCTTTCCCGTGGTGTCTGTCCCCAGACCTGgcgagggggaggaggtgtcTCAGCCCCAGGGCGTGGAGGAAGGAGAcgtttgcttttctgcagagatcctctgctttgctctgggTCCACCGGGAGTGGGTGTGGGCACTGCACCAGGCCAGGACTGTCCCCACTGTCCCTTCCAGAGGGACAGTTTGAGTGTCCCGACTCCTCCTGAAAACTCTACCAGGAAAATTATCCCGTTTAAACACcccttcccagcctccctgctgcagcgCAGGAGCCCCACGTCACTTCCAAAGTCGCCTCGGAAGTTTCACCCCTTTAGCCCATGCTGCCCTGTGACGAGCACATTCACC